The sequence ttgtttttattttcactCAATCAAAACAATATGAGATTCACTACACACCACTGAATTAATTTGATGAAACATTATTTGTTTGAAAACTATCTTGAGACTAATTGAATGAGAAGTTTCATAACTCAGCATAATAATTGTTGCAGTCACCACTACCCCACTAAACGGAGCACAGGAAACCTAATCTGAATGCATGACATTTAGGTATGCAATATATGAGACTAATGGGCTGATTCAAGACTTAAAATCTTATTGTGAAACATTTCAGCTTAACTGACAATATCATATTTTAGTTCTTTGTAATCCAGCTTTGTCTGGGAACATGGGGCATTGACTAaacatgctgctgctgttctgtgatcACAGTTTGATTGTTTGTTCATGTCAAAATTCCATGAGCCAACTTCTTCCTTGATGTAATTCTATTGAATGAAGAATGAAGAACCAAGAATGAATTTGCGTCATTAACCATAACAAGAAATGAACAAATCTTGCCTTGTAGCAACAAGAAAAGTCATTGATATCAAATAAAAAGTGCATTGTTAAAATCTAATTTTAGATTTAACTGTTTGTTCTAGGCAGTGCTTGAAGAAAGACTTTTTCCTGCAACATGGTTGTTCTCTGTCTTAGCGTATTCCTGCATGCTGGGGAAGATGACTGTCTAATCTTGACTTAGTCAGgctgcatgtggctctttagGTCTTTACATGTCTTTGTCTCTGGTATGTATAATTCTTaaaattacttgccccaaagtcTGCCTCGTTAGCTTGTATTAATAAATGTTAGATAAACTTGTTACAAATATATGGTATATATTTCAGACATTTACATAATTGAAACAGTTTAACAAAACACGTTTTGTAGTCAAAATTGAAACCTCTCAATACCATTTTATTCATTATCTCAAATAAGAAATACCAGTTTGTTTGCCCGCCACTGTTAAAGAAAGCTGATTTACATTTTAATCTTCAGATCTAATAGGATATGTAGGAACTCAAAAATAAATTCTGATGATAGACTAGCCTACATACTAGCTTTAGGTGAACCAGCATATCATTAGGATCCAGCTGTGTATTTAAACATTAACTGCATGTTGCATGGTTTGTCAAATGCATGTTTTGGGCTGACTTTTTAGACCTTATTGATTCACTGTTGTTATTTGGCTACCATGATACAGTAACCCATCTTTGTATTTAATATTTCCTCTACATCTTTGATACCAGAAGATGCTTTGACACAGGAATATTAGAACCTACCTTCATTCTGTCTTCTGGAACTGAGCAGATCATTCCTATAGCCCATTTTTCCTGTGTTGATCAGGTGGCTTGGATTCTGTATACTCTCTCCTAATTAGTTGCATATTTcagattatattttattatttgtaaatcCCTTAATAGTAGATGCAGATATATCAAAATGTTTTAGCAGAACTTGGCTGCTTTTATTGCCTGCTTGTCTCCATTTCAGACAAAGAAGAAGTGTGTGTAAACGTTGCATCATTACTACAATCCTTTCaaattttacttttaaattacAAAGTAAGAACACATTACTTTAGCCTGGCATGTGGAATTGTCAGGACTTCAAAAGAATTTGTTGTAAGGCACATTTGTATATACTATTGTGTTTCAAAATGTCTCTTAATGCAAGGCTTCCTAAGGAGGATTTTTAATAGTTTGaggtatattttaaaatttttatttaaatgtctggaCATTTGGGATGAACAATGTGAATAATATCTTTTCACATATTGTTTCAGAGAAATAGAATGGTTGTAAATAGTGCCTGAAAACATTCGCCTCTGAATATCAGGATTGCCAATGGAACCCCATCTCATTTCCCTTTTGCCAGCAACCACCTCCTCTGAAAAAGACCCCTGAATCCATTACCTTTGATGTTTTCTGTGGGCTTCCTGGTGGCTAAGACCCCCTGTTTCTCCTGCACTCTGCTGCGGGCTAGCTGGCCTTCTCTCTAATCATGCATTTCAGTGTTTATGGGGGTCTGCCTGCTGCCATCCCCTAAACCCATTAAAGTCTtgggctggaggctgcctcctccAATTGTGTAGGAAGAGGAAAAGCAGGAAACACTCCTGTCCAACACCTATAGCTTCTAATAGTGAGATGAGCTTAGAGACCTTGGGAGCTAAAAAAATCCTAAGGTGACTCTCCCTCAGCTTTCTACAGCTTGAACAGCAGGGGCCAAGAGAATTTGTTGTGGTTGCAGTATGAGGGTCTTTACTATTGGGTTTGGGCACACCTGATGAATAGGGAGCGACCCATGTAGCTGCAAAACCCAAAGAACAGGCCACTAGGCAATACCTCCCTGAAGACAAAGATAAGGAGAGTTGTCCTGGGTTCAGTGAGGGAGAGGATTGCACTGGGTCAAGAATGAGGTAGGAAGGAGTCCGAAAGAAGGACTTAATAGTGTAATATTTAAAGCCAGGGGTCAGATTATTATTTAGGTATCACATAAGTTGGAAAATTACACTATTAACCCATTCCTAATAGATAATAGAAATACTGCTGTATGAATGTATGTACCAGAAGTATGAGCTTTGACCAATGTGACTCCTACaatgtttttttaatattcttaGCACAAGGCAAGATTCCACCTAATGCAACATTGATCTTTGAGATTGAACTGTACACAGTGAGTAAAGGACCACGTAGTGTTGAAGCATTTACTCAAATAGACATGGACAGTGACAAGAAACTCTCTCGAGATGAGGTAACGTGAGTCAACTGACTTGGAATAGATCACATATATATACCATTACCAGTAAACCAAAGCATACATTATCCCTGTATGATCTGCCTCTGATTCCATCTTTTACTTATCACTTTGCTATGTGCAGGGCTACATCCCAGATTTACAAGGATGCAACGTTTGTTTCACTCTCAGTGTCTAAAGTCTCCCCTTTTGAGGAATGAGTGTATTGAAATGTGTAGGGTCCATTAGTACATTTAAGAGGTTAATTCAGACTCTACACCCACTAAATTCTTGTCCTGTCTGCTGCAACAGCCAGAAAGAGTATCACTTATGGTTTCATGATAGAGATATTTGCCCACTACAAACTAGTCAGACATCAACTCATTTCACTCTAGCTCAGTTTTCTGTTGAAAATATCTTCAAAGGTGTCTAgtcattgaagatttttactaTGCATTGTTACTTTATAGTGAGAAGATAGTCAGGGAGATAACCATTTCAGTACATTATTTTTGTTATGGAGTTCCTAATGTTTTGTTCCTTTTAGTGTACTTTTGCTCTGGAGTTTCAAGTGTCGGAGCTTTTAGCTTATGTCATTTTATATTTGTGATATGAATGCCTATATGCTAGTGTTTATCACGATGAGCTTACAAAAATGAACTCTGAGCTATGTTTAGTATAATGTTTTAAATTTTTTCTTTCAGCTAAGCCATTATTTGAAGCAGGAATTTGAAAGAGATGGTAAAAAACGTGATGCATCGGTTCACGATTCTATTTTAGCCGATATATTTAAGAAGAATGACCATGACGGAGATGGCTTCATATCTGCAAAGGAGTACAATGTCTATCAGCATGATGAACTATAGCAAACTATTTCTAAAATCTCCTGGCTGCTTTCTGTACCCTAGATTTAAAGAATCTCTAAAAAGAACTTTCATTTTGTCACacaatgttttacatttttttttgtaatggtaAATTTTTATACCTTGTAAGATCAGTGTTAAAAATCTTTCCAGTCACATTTCAGTAATAGACTGTgatatattttacaaaataaataaaattataaaaaggCATAGTCTGTCTTGCACAATCCTTATTTCAAGTATAAAATTTTGTGATTTTGTTGGATGTGATTTAGCTGAAATTAGCATCTCTGCCTGACTAAAGCAGAGCACTAATCGGGTGATTCTTCTTGTGTCAGATACAATTAGAATCCTTATATTAGCGCACTCAGAATAAAGGTGTGGTTTCAATGTCACTGCTGAAACAAAAGAGCAACAGAAGGAAGTGGAAAACAGGATTCCGTGGAACACAGAACCCCTATCAAGGTCGAGAAAGATCATGAAAACATACAATAAAGAAAATTAGACAAAATTATGAGGTCTGTTGACATGGGAGTTGAGTAGTGTTTGCTGGGGAAGCTAGGCTCTGACCACACTAAGATGAGAGCGACTGTGGTATTTAAACATGGTTATTCTCTGCAGACTTCTAGCTCAATTTCCTCAAATAGTGTAGAAAGGTATTTTAGAGGCCTTTGCAACAAAAGTATCAAACTAGTACATGGTCCTATAAATGATTTTAGTATGGTTCTTAGCCCCTTCAGCCACCCCTCCGCCTCCCAAAAAAAAAGCCTGTTAGAGTCAACAGGTTGGTGATAGACTTACCAATTATGAGCTGAAATGTACTTGCTATAACTATATAAATGCTACTAAAAAATATCTGTAATGCCAGATGCACAGGTGTGAACCATGTGGTTCAGTCATACCAAACTAATCTATGCCTTCTTTACACCCACTGTCCTACTTGAAATACTTATGCTAAGATttttggcagcgacgcctctcgctgacgccgcttgtcagcggcaagcgACGTCATTGAGAGTTGTCGACGccaaaattcggcagcatttcggcggatgcttgaccGCTGGCCAGAacgcgggcacatttagatgccccgtgggcgccatggcgccgtgggcactgtgttggggacccctgacacACCCCATTCCCCCTATCATTATTATTTGTCTAGGAGATAAGTCACTCAATGTGTCAACATGTTAAACTCTTTATGTAGAGGGGAGGtaggtaggatgaccagacagcaaatgtgaaaaatcgggacgggggtggggggggctaataggagcctatgtaagaaaaagacccaaaaatcaggattgtccaTATAAaagcaggacatctggtcactctagaggAGGGAGCGGTACTGTTATGCTGCAAAGCATTAATTGATGGCATCAACCAGTTGCTTGATCTGTACACAATTGCAGAGGTGCTAAAACTTATAACTATCCTAAATTGACAGCACTAGCTCCTTGGGTCCCTACTTTCTCCCCCTTTTGGTTTCTGATTTTCCTCAAAATCTGTAGGATTCCAACCACTGCTGCCTAGACCAATTCCTGAAATTCTGGAATTGAGTAGGTGTGGCATTCAAAAGTTACCACCTTATCTACAGCCAGACATACACAGAAATGCAAAAATGTCAGTTTGACAGCATTTAAGGTCTAAAGAGACAAGCATCATTGTGTTTTATTTGAATGTGTAATCATTAGACTACATATAAATTGTAAGTTTCCACTAAAGTGTGTGCATGCTGAAACTAGCAGCACCAGAATGAAGCACACCTTTTACTTAAGATAGAGGGAGTTAGAAGGGAGATTAAAATTCTTACTTAAAAATTGCACCATCAAAAGAGAGCCAAGCAGGTCAGGCAGTCGTGCCTAGCACTGCCAATTTCAATATTCTACACTGCAGTGCCCTCTGCTGCATGCGTTCCCCATTatgcaacctttttttttttttaattgtctcaACTCCTGTGGATGAgagcgagacaagcttttgagccacacagagctcttcttcaagtctcaGAAAGGAACTCCCAGTatcacagaagttggtccaataaaagatatttccttacccaccttgtctatcCAATATCCTGGGATTGCAATGGCTACAATTTGACTGTATACAACTTTTTAATTCGTGATCTTGGGCTCTACAGCTACTAGACCTGAGATGTAATAGGTGGGATTCAGTACACTAGTTTCGCAATGCAatataattttgtttgtttatttccaaATATGACAGCCACTAAAGTCAGCAGCAAGTctgaaggcttttaaaaaaaagtcagatttgAGTTAGCCAAGTGCAAACTGTAGACTTGTTTGTGGTCCCTACAAATATAATCAGAATAGACATATGGGGAATTCACAGCCTAAAATGGAATCCATAATCGCCAATTGCGATCCTTTTAACTCTTCCCTCTTGTAAATGAAACCTTAAACTGAGCTAGTTTTTAAATGTGCTTTTAATCTGACACTTCAATTAAACATTCATGATAGCACTAAATTATTAACACgtttttctcattttaccatcATACTCTGGTGTAGTTAAGGCAATATATAACATCTTGACAGACCAAATGTGCATAAGCAGCTTTTATAATAAATTCCAAACTATATTCTGATTGCTACTCTGGAATTCAATTTCAACATGTATATATTACTTACCGTGAATGATAAAATGAGAAAGTGCCACAAAGAAAAGTAGCAATTTTTTAAGAGAATATATATGGGGCATTTCTGAACTATGTAATATAATTACCTTTATTGTAAAATAAAAGTATCACTTTACAATAAAAAAGGAAATAGCATAACCAAATATTTTGCACTTTTAATGTCTGTTGAACTTAACTCAATATTCAACAATTTTGGAAATTTTGTGGCACAGTTACACTGAAGTCTATAACAATAATCAAGCTCATAGATCATTTATCTCACTCGCTTGTGCCAGACATCAAAGCAGGGCACAGCATGCAGTCGTACATATTTTTGTCCATTAAAAGAACACTCTAGGCATCCATAGACTGTCTCTCTTTTAGAATGTCCCATTCCACAAAGGGCACAAGGACCTTTTGGGATGTTGTTATTAAGTAAATTAACCCGGATATGAGACCTTTCTCTGAGATAGCTTGTAGAAATATCAGTCATGCTTGCAGCGTTTTCATAATAGTCTGTAAAAATGTCCTCCAAGTAAGCATCTGAATTAGCAATGATATCCATTACCCTTTTATCTGAAAAAGAATGCACACAAAATAGCAATGATTTGTCATCACACTATGAACACACCAGGACACATCATACTGTTAATCCACTGACGGAAATAAGTACTGAATTATGAAGCCATTTTATGGTTGTAACTAGGTTTTCCATTGAAACCCTAATTTTGACACTTTTATTCCAAAAGCGGGAGGGGGGGCCAGAAATTTCTTACAGATATCTTCTGCCAGAGGACAATGTTGTTACTGGTGAAATAACAACCCTACATCTCATGAACATTTTGAGCATTTGAAAAGTTGGTGATAAGTCATATTTGAAATGTTGCTCTAATGTCTTtctttgggggggcggggggagaaggagggcaggaaaaAGAAATGGACATCATAAACTCCAAATATAGTTTAATTCTGGTGTCCTTACCTCCAGGAGGGCCAGCACCTAATTAGTTTTGGAAAATTTGGTGGGTATATTTCTGAGCTGTTTATGGAATTCAGGACACTATTTACAATGATATGTGGGCTTACTGATAAGCTCTGCAGGAGCAGAGACCTCTAATCAGACCCCAGTGGCCTttgtatttttataaatattccAGCACGCAAAAAGTGTTTGTGTACATCTGCAGGATTTAGAATCTCTTTAGGAATAGGACTGCAATCACTCTATCCTCCCAATAGTGGTCAGTCAGCACACTCCAACAGACCAGGGATCATTTTCTTCCACTTCCAACATGAGCATACATGCCTCAGATCTTGAATACTCTAAACACCCTAACAAGACAGGTTTGAGATAACTCTTGTATCTCATACAGGCCAGAAAGGTGAATGCAGATTATATTATAGTACAACAAAAAAAGACTATTACCACATTCTCAAATCTAAATATGTCATCAGTATCTAAAAAGAAATGAAGTAATTTCCATTatgaatgggagctgcaggtactcagcacctttgGAAATCAAGCCATTTTATTTAGATGTATAAATAAGATTTTTTGAActtaattttaggcacctaaggtTGAAAGTATTGGCCTATACTCTTTTAATACATATACCCAACATGGGACTCTCCATTTTATAACTAATGGAGTTGTTACACCAAAAAGCAGTGTATAAGCAATGAAGAAACACGGAGTACTGAAATCTGAACTTAGTATTTCCAGACTGATGTTTATACTTTTTGAAATATGAGTTTAACATGCTAATTTCTTGACTTTCATACTGTGAGCCAGATCTTCGGCCTCTCTTAAATCCCCTTTGCCCCAATGTGGGGTAAATGGGACTGAAAGCTTTCTTAAGACAACAGGAAAGGACTCCCCTAGAGTAGGTAAATTGTATGTTGTCATAAGGAGGGCACAGCCATCCCCTACACCAGCTATTCCTGGCGCCCTATGCAGAGGCCATGTTCCAGGACAAGAGTATGAAGCACTCCAAACAACTTGACCAGCAGAGTGAGTCCTTGGAGACTGTTATCCACTGGTGCAGGTTAGAGCagcactgaggctacttaaactTGCACTACAGGTTGGTTTGGCCTCCAGCAGCCCCCAGGATCAGGGAGGGACAGTagtgcaagtagaaatcatttcttgccagtATGCTGCACTCATGAGAGGGACACAgagtgcggcgggggggggggggcacgtgacCTCCCCACATGACTACTACTCCCCTCTccaccctggggccctgcgttctccccatcccttccccatgATCCACATCCATCCCACATTagtggggggggctctgtcctcctcctgctgctctggagacttctgctgtacagaccccaggcaGGAGGACTCAAGAGACACAACTGCGTGgctgtgtggaagggctgggggcggtacagccgCATCAGATGAGCTGCTGACGTGGGGTCGCCCAgcagccccacgttctgctcctttcgccgCTGCGGTTCCCGGGAGATCAGGGCTCTCCAAAACCACAGcagtgaaagcagcagaataaTGTGGGGCCACCGGCCCcacaccagcagctcctccagcgtgGCTGCTGTACTACCTGcagcctgacccccagccctTCCATTTAGCTACTTCTCCTGAGTCCTCCTGCCTGGGGTCTGTACACCAGCCCTGCCAGAGAACAGGGTGGGGGGTACAGCAGCcctgccagaggagctgctggcgcCCCACGTTCTACTCCATTCCCCACTGCAGTTCCCAGGAACtgagcagaatgtggggctgcTGGTCAGCCCCACACTGGCAGCTTCTCCGACGTGGCTGCTGTaccactcccagccccgcccccacagccctgTCTGCCAGCAGGGCTGTTGTACAGATCCCAGGCGatgcagctgcatggaagggcgGGCTCCTCCTCTGTCTTTCTGGTATGCTGTACCAGCTATGAATAgcttaagtcagtggtccccaacctttttcgtctggtgggTGACATACAACGAGCCACTGAGGACCGTGGCCAGAagatgagcatccgccgaaatgccgccgagaagcagcaatgtcaataggcgtcgccgtcaaaatgccactgagaagcagcaatgtcaataggcgtcgccgtcgaaatgccgctgagaagcagcgtcatccagaggcgtcaccaccgaaatgctgccgaaaatcagcggcatttcagtggcaacgcttctggatgacgctgcttctcggtggcattttggcggatgcttgtctGCCGGACAGTACGTGGGCAcacatagatgccccggtggGTGCCATGGCGGGGACCACTGTCTTCAGTGGTATAGCATATCAGACTGTACCACCATACTTGCACCACTGAGGAGGGGTAAAAGTGGAGTAAAGGCTCCTACACAAAGGGCACCATTAGAAGCAGATGTTTACTGCACCACCACATTTATCTTTATTCTTGTATTTGTGGTTTTTCCCATTCTTAGAATAAGAAATACTGAAAATGGAGCCTTCATTCACTGAAGTAAGTAGCAAAATTccacttgacttcagtggtccAGGATCAGGCTCATACTACAGTAAATTTAACTACCAGGGATGGGAAATATCCAGTTTTTAATTGTAGCCAACATACAACATTGTTAAAATGTTTTCATGTTATTTGAAGGTAAGAAAGAAAATCTGTAAGTAGATAGAGGCCAATTCCCTGCCAATTGAAGATTATGCTCTACTGAGAATTTTCTAGTATTCTagtattttaaatgaataaaCATTTACAACCTCAACTTTATCTTATCTTTATGTATCATCCTTTGATATCGACTATGCAATACTTTCTAAATTGTAAAAATATAGAACAAATTTACATTTACTAAGATGTTGTAGTTGTACAATTAGTATTTATGATCACCAGTAtcatttattttaagaaaacaaTTAGAAGTTTTCCtgataaacaaaataatatattcacattaattaaaaatataattatttaaaaCCAGACTCTCTCCATTAATATCTTAAAATCTTTACAATTATTTTGAATAGATCTGACCATAGCCAAAATAGCTATTATTTGGTGCAAATTTTAAAGTGAAATTCTATCTTGATTAGATGCTTTTGAACTTCTGACCTTTCCTACTAagtcaaagaaaaaaaacatgcaCTTAATCCATTTGATTAATGTATCTGGACATAAATATCAAACATCATACTTCGGTGGAACAGATTCCTCCTTAATTTGTTCAGTGAAAATGATCTAGATTGCTCTTTTTCAAATCCTCCTTTTGAAACTGGAGTGACACAGAACTCTGTATTAAAGGAAAAAGTAGAACCTTCAGAACCATGAAATTCAAAAGCTAAACAATTTCAAAACACAGCTTAGTACAAAATGTTTTCTGTTATATAACATGTAATATAAAGCTAAGAGAATGCTTAGAATTAAATACAGCTTTCCTATTAGTCATTCTATTGGTCTTTAATTCCTAGGAAAGATGGTGTAAAACAACATGCACACAGTGTTAGCACAAAAAATGAGATGAAGCATGAGAGAGAACAAGATGAGATGAAGTAGCAACTACTTCATTTATTAATTTAGATGGTTTATAGTGACCTTCACTTTAAGCATTTCCTTACGGTTTCCTGGCCAGGTTAAATGTCTAAGGCAGTCAGCATTCCATTAACAGACTGCCTCACGTTTGGAGTAAAAGCAGAGTCACACACCCATTTGAAATCAAAAACGGAAAATCTGCAATTGTGAATGGTTTTCTGTGATTCCCAACCATGTTATTCACCACATAATCAGTTGTAAAACTTTTAAATTAAACATAAAtaaaattcttaatttttttagCCTCTAAGATTGTAAATAAAAGGTTTTGAAGCAAACTGATGCCATACTGTCTTAGTTAATTTACAAAGAACTGTAAAGAGATATACTCTCATTCATCTGTATTGTGGATTACCTCTGCACCTTAATGATAAAAATTTAAATATCAATATTGCTATTTCATTGGTCATTTTAGTAAAAACAACTAACTAGTGCACCTATCCCCACTGTGCAATGACAAAGTAAAATGGAAAATAATTCCAAAATTAGGATTTATGTGTTTAATTTAATATCAAAATGAATATCAGAGGGATTCTGTACTGCTTGTAGTATCTTTTTTCATAGTTAATTCAATAactactttgttttttttaatgcacatAAGGTTGTCACAGAAATGTAAATGTGTCACTATTCTTCAAAATTCAGATGTATCTCCTATGTGTTGCAAACATCTGGGGCCCCAGTCAGAACCTCTGACAAGTGAGTAGTGTTACATGCATATATGGAGATAAGAATTACCTCATGGCATATTATCTATCTTTTtggttatattttttaaatacaatctAAATTATATGGTCACTAAAGGCCTGAACCTTcacttctgaagtcaatgggagctttgccattaactttaatgagtgcaggatcaagccctaaaactATACTATGGGTTATGATTACCCCCATACTTCAACTGACTGAAGGTTCCCATCTAATTGTAGTCCTGGGCTGGGATAAAGCACACTGGGAAACAAGGGGAATTTATAAAACCATATCCTTTCCACAGATGGGGAGAGTATTAGGCAGGTCAATCCACTTTGTTTTGTGTaactctttgtttttttaaaactttgtaaAGATTTGGAGGTGACCGTTTCTGACTAGTCTCTGACTGTGTTTCATTGGTTTGGGACAAACTGAAATAGAAGCTCCAGACAGGAGAAATATTTTTGTTCATCAATTTCACAGACATGCCTTTTTTAGAGGGGCCTGCCATGCCACATTCTTCTTTTATGGAGAAATGGATCAGATGGCCCTAAGATATTCAGTTTCTTACAAACCAGCAAAGGCATAAATTGATATGCAGatgcatttttttaatgtttcactgcgtttttcatttttcaaaaactTACGTTTAAATATATGTTATAGTTAATTCTGTGAAAGCATTTCCAGGATAAATCAGACCGTTCAATGCCTTTCATATTTATCCTAGCAAGAATTAATTGTGGATTAAAGCTAAGGCTCTGATGAGGTCAGACAACTGACATGtataaagttaagtatgtgcataaatATTTATAGGATTGGGGCTGACACATGTCAAGTCTCAGTTTAAGAACAATGTTTTAAATAATCAAATTACTATATTAGCAATTATAATAACAACACAAAAAATTACTTACCAAAATTACCATCTAAGTGAATATAAAGTTCAAATACACTAAATGCAATAGTTGTGTGAGCTGGAAAAACAATAGCTTTGTCTCGTCCCTTGTGATTTTGGTCCTCAATAATATGAAACTatgatttaaaaaaggaaaattttattgcattgagaaaaaatatttacaaaaaaatgttttgaacagAAATGAAAATTAAGAGTAATAGCTTTAAAATATAGTATGAAAAGACTCTTTTGAAGCTGAAGATCAAACTCCACCTCCAAAGAAATTTTCCCAGTTCTCAGCAGCATACTAATGTCATCCTTTCTTTTCTGCACTTCAGTAATGTTTGATAGAGAGAAAGTATCAACTGGCCATAGAAAATTAGGCAGTATATCCAATACATAAATTAGTGATAAGCATAACTCAAAGGACTTGTAGGATTATGCAAACCTAATTATCAAAACTTTCTGAGATCCCTTCTCTCTGTGTACCACTGACAATATCATAGCTTTATCCTTCCAGCACCCAGACTCCCAACAATCCTTAGCTTTCTGACTTCCTGCAACCACGTCCAATCATCATATCTCCTACTTTGACAGGTCAGTCACAGTTTCTATTTGAGGAGAAGCTAAGAgtccaatccaaagcccactgaagttaatggaaagagtCCCATAGACTTCACTGGATTTTGGATAAGGATCTAAAAGGCCTGCTTCTGTCCTCCCAATAGCAGCTCCTTTTTGGAGGAGTCAGAGTGGGCCTCTCTCATGTTTGGATGAAACAGCAATGACAGGGCCAATATCTTGTGTTTCCATTCTTTAAATATTATATGGTCTGGGACTATATGCCATAAAGCATATAAAACCTTAATTCAACACACACGTACACACCACATCCCATCCCACCTTTCATTTATCTCAAGTGTTTTCTGTATCTTCACCCTGACCTCTgtctttgttcatttgtttttcacTTCTCATCTCTTTTCTTCTCTGTGTATTTTTTCTAGTTTTGCTTTCTATTTTTCcaccttgtttttcttttcacacCTCTTTTTTTCCCTGTTCT comes from Mauremys reevesii isolate NIE-2019 linkage group 11, ASM1616193v1, whole genome shotgun sequence and encodes:
- the PJVK gene encoding pejvakin isoform X2; the encoded protein is MSDVGVNIAGSDSVAVKASFGIVTKHEVEVPTLLKELTTRKINFDHCLVRQSRESRKAVLCVVMESIRTTRQCSLSVHAGMRGETMRFHIIEDQNHKGRDKAIVFPAHTTIAFSVFELYIHLDGNFEFCVTPVSKGGFEKEQSRSFSLNKLRRNLFHRNKRVMDIIANSDAYLEDIFTDYYENAASMTDISTSYLRERSHIRVNLLNNNIPKGPCALCGMGHSKRETVYGCLECSFNGQKYVRLHAVPCFDVWHKRVR